Within the uncultured Draconibacterium sp. genome, the region ACATTGTTGATGATGTAAAAACCACAAATGCCTTCTTGGCCGACTTCAGAAAAACACTTGCCGACCTGGTTGCCGAGAAACATTACAAACGTTTCCAGGAATACGCACACCAATATAATATGGGCATTCAGCCCGAATCTGCAGGTCCGCACGCCGGGCCAATGGACGGTATAAAAAACTATGGTTACAACGATATTGTAATGAGTGAGTTTTGGGCACCATCGCCACATCGTCCGCGCGACGAAAACCGTTTTTTCCTGAAACAGGCTTCTTCGGCAGCGCATATTTACGGCATAAAAATCGTTGGGGCGGAGAGTTTTACCACCATTGGGCCGCATTGGAACGACGAATTGTGGCACGACCAGAAATCATCCTTCGATCATGAAATCTGCGCGGGGCTGAACCGTATGTATTTTCATACTTTCACGTGCTCGCCGCCCGAAATGGGATTGCCGGGGCAGGAGTATTTTGCCGGTACACACGTAAATCCGCAGGTTACCTGGTGGAATCAATCGGGGGCGTTTATCGATTATATGCAATGCGTGCAGGCCGTTGTGCAGGAAGGCAAATTTGTTGCCGATGCACTGTATTATTATGGCGATCATGTGCCAAATGTATTTCCGTATAAACATTCCGATCCGGCGGGAGTAATGCCGGGTTTCGATTACGATGTAACCGATGAAACGATATTCTTGCAGTTAAAAGTGAATGACGGAAAAGTTGTTGTTCCCGGTGGAATTGAATACAGTGTTTTGGTTTTGCCCGATCATAAGGTTTTGTCGCTGGCGGTGCTCGAAAAATTGGAGGAATTGGTAAATCAGGGAGCAACAGTTATTGGAAACAAGCCTGAACGACCTATTAGTCTGGTTGGAGGTAAAGCAGCAAACGAAAAATTCCAATCGTTAGCGAATAAATTATGGGGAAATGATACTTCGGCTGAAGGCACAACTAAATATGGTGATGGTAAGGTTGTTTGGGGAGTAACAGCACGCGAGTACCTGTTGTCACAAAGTGTTGCGCCTGATTTTTCAGTGAAAGGCAATAATAGTAAAACAGACTTCGATTACATTCATTATACCGTTGGAAAAACACAAGTATATTTCGTATCGAACCAAACTGCGGCGAAGCAAAAAATAACAGCAGAATTTCGGGAGAGTGGAACGCAACCGGAACTTTGGGATGCCAACACCGGCGATATTCGAGATGCATTGGCTTTTAGACAGGCCGATGGCAAAACAGAAGTGCCTTTAACGCTGGAACCTTACGGATCGGTTATGGTCGTTTTTAACGCGTCAATTCCTACAGACCGTCAAGGGGTAGAAACACGCAACTATCCCGAATATAAAACAGTTAAAACCGTTGATAGTGAGTGGGAATTGTTTTTTGAGCCGGAGTGGGGTGGTCCCGGAAAAGTTGTTTTCCCGGAACTGGCCGATTGGTCAAAATCTGAAGATCAGGGGATAAAATATTATTCAGGCAAAGTGGTCTATACAAAAACATTTAACCTGGATTTTGCTCCGGAAAAGGGCCGCGATTATTTCCTACAGCTGGAAACGGTGAAAGATGTCGGCATTGCAGAGGTAACTGTAAACGGAAAATACAAGGGAATTACCTGGACAAAACCTTTTCG harbors:
- a CDS encoding glycosyl hydrolase, which translates into the protein MNRILFLVLIVSVFWQSCTQKDKTETSGEDQISYSEIRANFENPAREYGVNCWWWWLNGNVNKAAITKDMEAMKSKNFQGAMIFDAGGYNQRGNKDIPKGPLYGSDEWNELFVFALDEAKRLGLTMGFNIQSGWNLGGPRVTPQYAAKQLTFSEAKVEGEKTVSLKLEQPFTRDDFYKDITILAFPLKETAKTDEVITDLDYKLGFHELGGSAPDCRFLLFNDPDKEKVEGEKNYTINKEEIVQLDAFVSEDGTLNWDAPPGNWNIMRVGYTCTDAKVSTSSGDWQGRVLDYMSEEAFDFYWNDVVEPIFEAAGDHVGTTLKYMETDSWECGGMNWTDKFAQEFTDYRGYDVINYLPVVAGYIVDDVKTTNAFLADFRKTLADLVAEKHYKRFQEYAHQYNMGIQPESAGPHAGPMDGIKNYGYNDIVMSEFWAPSPHRPRDENRFFLKQASSAAHIYGIKIVGAESFTTIGPHWNDELWHDQKSSFDHEICAGLNRMYFHTFTCSPPEMGLPGQEYFAGTHVNPQVTWWNQSGAFIDYMQCVQAVVQEGKFVADALYYYGDHVPNVFPYKHSDPAGVMPGFDYDVTDETIFLQLKVNDGKVVVPGGIEYSVLVLPDHKVLSLAVLEKLEELVNQGATVIGNKPERPISLVGGKAANEKFQSLANKLWGNDTSAEGTTKYGDGKVVWGVTAREYLLSQSVAPDFSVKGNNSKTDFDYIHYTVGKTQVYFVSNQTAAKQKITAEFRESGTQPELWDANTGDIRDALAFRQADGKTEVPLTLEPYGSVMVVFNASIPTDRQGVETRNYPEYKTVKTVDSEWELFFEPEWGGPGKVVFPELADWSKSEDQGIKYYSGKVVYTKTFNLDFAPEKGRDYFLQLETVKDVGIAEVTVNGKYKGITWTKPFRLNISDVLQQGENTLEITVVNSWFNRVAGDEILDDQKKYTSTNIVISNDFLGRKRPEINLEPSGLLGPVTIRESVLEND